The window gatcctaacgtatcgatatgAGTATTGCtctgtcagtccagaggacgattgacctccatTTCTTGCTAGCttggagtatctattgttgtgtcagttcagaggacgattgacctccgttgcttcctagcccggagtatctattgttgtgtcagtccagaggacgattgaccttcgAGGTACGTCGCCCGGTGCATttgttgctgtgctagtccagaggacgattagcctctgtgTCTTCTTAGCCGGAGTATTGAGTGATTGATATTTtgttgcctatgagtggcttgtggtAATATTTAATTCGTAAGTAAAATACGTGGCATGGTAAATgataaggagttaagttaatgtgtccttCGTTGTTGTATTctctgatgactctttaatgttgttgACTTacgttattcctgggtttgaactgtgATTTTCATTGatattattttattgattttattcatcatatcttgtttttTAACTATTTCCCCTAAGatactcactgagtacgaagtactcaggcataccattgttgtttttatggtatggtaggtaacggagaagagcaggttcttgatactcaaaaTGCTTAAGAAGGAAttgctgttgctgctgacttggtgagccacatgttcattcgtgggacaccccttatcatatttatttactattctagTTTTTCGAGCTGCGTCCCAATGTGTCAAACaaattactcttttatcttagaagctccatagtacacattcttgtgggtagttgttgagttttgtttaaccCATGGGCGTTCAtcacattttaattaatttttatgatattaaagacttccaccgatttaattcatatatcatcatttgattgtatttattttataatctgtgggaggtgaatattgaacctggcgggtttaagtgttgttattgcatcttttaggttctttcgatgttgttcatgacgtcggatgcaggtcacatctagggtgggttttagGGCTTGACAATTCCTCTGGAATAGTATCATCTGtggtagggaataaatggggatacttggacttcatttttGCTTCTGCTTCACACGTAATCTCTTCCCTATCTTTACTTCTCCATGGAACCTTTactgaagccacatctttattcctgAGTCTGTGGACTTGTCAGTTGAGAATAGCAATTGGTTCTTCCTCGTATGTCAGATTTTCTGTAACTTGTATATAGTCAACAGGTACAattctggagggatctccaatacatttcctcagcatggacacatgaaaaactggatgaactgcttGCAGTTCTGATGGCAgctccaattcataagccacctggcctaccttttggacaatcttataaggtccaatatatcggggactgagcttccctgtCTTACCAAATCAcatcacgcccttcataggtgatattttcaaaaacacccaatcacttACCTGAAACTCCAATTCTCGCCGTCGTAcatcggcataagatttctggcgactctgagctgtacGTAACCGTTCCTAAATAAGCTTTACCTTTTTGATGGCCTGATGAACAAGGTCTGGCCGGGATACATTTTCTTCTCCGACTTCAAACAATCCGGCGGGAGACcaacacttcctgccatataaagcttcatacagagccattttgatacttccatgatagctattgttataagaaaactctatcagaggcaaatgatcatccctaCTCCCTTGGAAATCTAATacacaggctcgtaacatatcttccaaagtatGAATAGTCCGCTCAACCTGCCCGTCTGACTGCAGATGGAAAGACATACTATGATTTACTCAAGTCCGAAGGCTttcctgaaaggatttccagaactttgcCATAAACGGAGAGCCTCTGTCCAAAATAATTGACACCGGAATTCCATGAAGACGCACAATCTTCTTAAGATACAGCTTTGTATAGTCTTCAGCAGCATAGGTAGTTCTTACTGGCAATAAAGGCTGATTTAGTTAACctatcaacgatcacccaaatagaatcgaattTGCGACGAGATCGGGGCAATCCAGTGATAAAATCCATACTAATCACTTTCCACTTCCACACTGGGATCTCCATTTCTTGTAATAACCCATTGgatttctgatgttcgatctttacctaTTGGCAAGTGGGGAATTGAGCTATGAAtttagcaatatctttcttcataccatcccaccaataaaagaccttgagatcgtgatacatcttggtggatccggGATGAATTGAATATCGGGAGTAAAGAACACTTGAAAATACTGAAACCCTTTACATGCTTAGAACTTAGAAAATACAAAAATAGTTTTTCTATTGTGGAAAGAAGTTACTCCTCAGAGCATTTTAGCTAGGAATGCTAACGTGCACCTGGTAGACTAAAACAATGGTTCAAGCTGGGAAAACAATGACGCCGGTAAAGCTTGTCACACCGGAAGATGGAATTAGCTGGAAATTACCCTCGCTCAATTTTGGTAGCTTTCTCACCTCCACAATTCCAATCTATGCCCGAGGAGGTTGAGGTAGGCTACTCCGACACTGATTCGCAAACTTTATTTAAGCTCAATGATTTTGGAGATCCAGAAGTTACTCCGGCAGCACGCCGACTACAATTCTCAGGGGTGACGACCTCAACACAACCTACTCCACCGGTACAGCCTGATTTCACACAAAATCAGTTGGCCCAAAAAGGTAAGGCTCTCACCTATGTCCCTCCTACTACGACACAAGGAAAGGTTTGTGTTAAGATTGAGGAAGAAGACTTGAAATCTCAGAACAATTACTGGAAAAATGCACTAATTGGGTTTGTTATCGGGGACACACCATATATGAAATTTATGGACAGTTATGTCACACACAACTGGAATTTTGTCACAAAACCCCAAATCCTTGCTCACGATTCAGGCTACTTTATATTCCGGTTTGAATCAGCAGAGGACTGTGATAAAATTCTCATGGGAGGTCCATACACTTTTCATAATAAGCCATTCATTATGCAAAACTGGCaaattgattttgattttgatccCGACTGCATAACTACGATTCCTCTATGGGTGATTTTTTCTGGTCTGCCTCTGGGGTATTGGTCTACTGAGGCTTTGAGTAAACTCACTAGTGCTATTGGTCATCCACTTTACACTGACAAATTTACAGCTGAGATGGATAAATTTCCTATGCTCGTATACTAGTCGAGGTAGATGTTTCTCAGTCGTTGATAGAGTCAATTGAGGTGAACACTCCTACTGGCACTTTCCAGCAGTTTGTGGAATATGAATGGAAACCCAAATTTTGCACAAATTGTGTGAAGTTTGGTCATCTTGTAGAATATTGCTGGAATGGGGTTAAAGAAGAAACAAAAGAGGAAGGTTTCAAGACTCCTCCAAAAAGgaagaggaggagaagaagaaacaAAAGGGGACAGATGAGGCAGGATTGGAAAGCAGTTGATGACTCTAAGAACCCTGAGAAAGGACTGGCACCCGATACTGTTGTTACTGCTATGCATACAGATGCACAAACAGACCACAGTACTTCAATGGCAGCAGCTCCTATGGTCAATCTGCCAGGTGAAACCACTTTAAACAAGTTTGGCCAAGTGAAGAGTAATGAGTTGCCTACAATTGTCAATGGTGCAAATAGATTCCAAAGTCTTTTGCGCAAGTCCACCTCTGATATTGCTGGACTGCCTGAATATCTGGGGGCCTTTCCCAACCCCCCATGATAATAGCCACATGGAATATAAGGGGGCTAAATTAGCCCCAAAAGCAAAAGGAGCTAAAGCCTTTTTTGCCGAAGTACAAAGTAGAGGTATTTGGGTGTTTGGAGACTAGAGTAAAGGAAAATAAAGCAAAGGGGATACTCAATAAGGTGGCACAAGGGTGGAAAACATGCTGCAACTACCCTTTTGCCCCAAATGGAAGAATTTGGTTGTTTTGGATACCTCATATCCAAGTTCAGGCTCTACACATACATGAGCAATATATCCACTGCCAGGTGGAGGATCCAGCAATCCCATTCTTCACTTATTTTACTATAGTTTATGCTAAAAATGAAGCTGCTATAAGAGTAAGCCTATGGGGGGACTTGAACCAATTAATGAACACAACTCAGGACAAGTGGTTGTTGAGTGGGGACTTCAATAATGTACTAACTTCTGCTGACAGAATTGGTTCTCCAGTTCTACCAGCTGAAACAAAGGACTTCCAAGAGTGCATTGATACACTGCAGCTTACTCCACTGAGAGAAAAAGGTTGGCACTACACTTTTTGCAATAAACAACAACAAGACATTAGAGTCTACTCTAAAATAGACTGGGATTTTAGTAATCCTCACTGGTTGCAATCTTATGGGCAAGTCGAGGCAGATATCCTAAACCCAGGTGTATCTGATCATTCTCCAATTTACATACAATATCAGCCACAAATGATGCTGCACCCCAAACCTTTCAAGCTCTTCAAAAACAGTGCTTCATCATAATGAGTTCAAAGGAATCTTGAGGGTAGCATGGGAACAGAACTGTAGGGGCACAAAAATGTATCAATTATGGCAAAAGCTTAAGAGACTGAAAAGTGGACTTAAGGGTCTGAATTCATATATGGCCTCCTATGAACAATGATTACAACAAGCAAGACAGTCGTTGGAAGTTATACAGGATCAAATGGCTCTACAGCCTCAAAACCAATTCTTGAGAGAGGAGGAAAAAAATACACTGATGGAGATAAACAAATGGAGTCAGGTGGAGGAATAGGCCCTTAGACAAAAGTCTAGGGCTTGTTGGATATCTTGTGGTGATGCAAATACGAGATACTTTTATGCTCAATGTAAAATTAAAGCTAGTAGGAATGCAATCACTTCCATCTATGATGCACAGGGTACAAAGCTCACTAACCCCAGACAAGTGGAAAATGAATTTGTGTCCTTCTTTGTAAACTTGATGGGGGCAGCAACTGAAACAATGCCTTGTCCTGATTCTACTGTCATAAAGAGAGGACCATGTCTCACGCATACACAAAAAGTTGCTTTGATAAAACTTGTATCTGAGCAGGAAATTTATGCAACCATTAAGGATCTGCTTCATGATAAGGCTCCAGGGGTTGATGGATTCCCAGTTGAATTTTTCACTGAGAACTGGGTGCTGGTTAAGACTGATGTGATTCAAGCAGTCACAGAATTCTTCAAAAACTGTAAAATGCTGAAAGCTATCAATTGTACTATAGTAACACTGGTGCCTAAAACTATTGCACCTTTTATGGTGAAAGATTACAGACATATTTCCTGTTGTACTACACTCTACAAAATCATTACCAAGATCCTAACTAACAGGATAAAAGGTGTAATCAGTACCATTGTAAGCCCTACTTAATTTGCCTTTATAGAAGGAAGAATCATAGTGGACAACATACTGTTTAGTCATGAGCTGCTAAAATGGTACACCAGAAAGGGCTTATCAGCAAGGTGTGTTATGAAGGTAGATTTAAGGAAAGCATATGATTCTATTGAGTGGTGTTTTTTGAGAAGTATGCTAGTAGAGTTGGGCTTCCCTTATAAATTTGTTCAATGGGTAATGGAATGCATCACTTCAGTTACTTACTCCTTGGTATTGAATGATGGGCTCGTTAAACCATTCCAGGGAAAGAGAGGCATTACACAAGGTGATCCCATGTCACCTTACCTCATGTCATCACCATGGAATACTTGCAAAGGGAACTAAACACCCTTGCTGAGCAACCTAAATTCAAATTTCATCCTAGATACAAGAGACTGGGTATTATGCACATATGTTTTGCTGATGATCTCCTCATGCTTTGCAAAGCTAAGAAGCAATCTATAAAGCTCTTACAGGTTACTTTTCAAAAATTCTCAGCAGCCTCTAGGCTGCAAGCAAACATTGACAAAAGCTCAATATACATGACTGGGGTGAAAGATGATTTGAAGCTTGACATACTGCAGACTTTAGGTTTTTGTGAGGGCACACTCCCTTTTAAATACCTTGGCGTCCGTCTCTCATCCAAGAAACTAACCATTGCTCAATGCATGCACCAGGTTGAGAAAGTTACTGAAAGAATACAGTGTTGGTCTGCCAAATTACTATCCTACGCAGGCAGACTACAATTGATAAAATCAGTGGTTTTTGGCTTGCAGACTTACTGGGCCCAAATTTTCATATTGCCAAAAAGAATAATGAAAATGAGCAATAGTCTATGCAGGACCTTCCTCTTGACAGGAACAACAGAAACCTCTAAAAGAGCCCTAGTTTCATGGGATAAGGTGTGCCTCCCAACATCAGCAGGGGGACTAAATGTACTAAACCTGGGCTTATGGAACAAAGCTGCCATCTTGAAACAACTTTGGGCCTTAGCTGAAAATAAGGAATGCTTATGGATTAGGTGGGTGCATATATACTAAATGAAACAAGACTCAGTGGGGACTTGTCAAATCCCTGCAAATGCTACATGGGTAATTAGAAAGATCATTGAGTCTAGGAGGTATCTTCTACAAGCCCCAAACCTTAATGGTGACCTGCCTTTGAGATTTGCTGTTGTGGCACCTCAATCTAAGTTCTCTATAAAAAGATGTACATTGCTATGCTGCCGCAGCATCCTAAAGTACCATGGAAGTGTCTCACATTGCAAGCTGGAATCCACCCTAGATATAAATTCATCTTATGGTTAGTAATGAGGAGAAGGCTAGCTACTGTAGACAGGCTCTTGAAATTTGGAATCAGTGTCCCCCAAACTTGTGTTTTCTGCAATACTTATGATGAGACCTTGCTTCATTTATTTTTTGACTGCACTGCTACTAAAGCATTATGGCACAGGATACTAGTCTGGTTAGGGGTACATAGAGCAATTGGAAGTTGGCAAGAGGAAGTTCAGTGGACTACTACAATGGCAAAGAGGAAGTCTGGCAGGGGAGCAATTATCAGTGTTGTTTTTGCTATGGTGATTGCTCTGGTCTGGAGATATAGGAATTTGATCAGGTTCCAGAGCCATAACTACAATGAAGATAGATTATGCAAAGCGATTGCTGTCCATCTGCATATTAGAGGTAGAACACGGAGGAAATGGCAACCATTATTGTCCCAGCTGAATCATATGCCATAACCGATCACTGATGCAGAGGAAATGATGTAGTTTGCCAATCGGCTGCAACCTAGCAAGCTGATAGAATTGACTATCTACGTATTGTCTTAGCTAGGTGTAGTCACtagaatttgtttttttttttgtaactggCTGCCAAATATGTATGAAGTAATGGCTGCCTAGTGTCTATGCCTAGGAACTAGACTCCTTAGAACTGTAGAGTCTAGAACAGGTGCTGGTTTTGATGTGAGAAACAGGTGGTCTGCCCTGTTTGGTTTTGTAACTATTACTTGGTATAAATAAAATCAttcatttaccaaaaaaaaaaatctgacatGATCCTGTCTCGAAGCCCGGTTACATTTAGAACATACAAACGGCCTCGATGTTGGAGAATCCCATTTGAATCCAGTTAAAACGCTGAGATTCGATTTCGTTGCACTCCTTCCTTGATGCTAGCTAAAACTGGATCCTTACTCTGCTGGGTCTTTACGTCCAAGGCAAGAGTCGATTAGGATATATTCTCTAAGATAATCCCAATGTCTTCTGAATCAAGCAGGCGAACTCCTAGCTTAGCTAAGCGATAAAATTCTCTAGTCATTTCCAAATTTTCCGCTGGCACATACAataggctacccattgacttGCGACTTAGAGCATCAGCAATAACATTAGCATTgtcggggtgatacaaaatctcagcatcgtaatcctttagcaattcgagcCACCTTCGTTGTCTCAAATTCAGTTCCTTTTGCTTAAATATACATTGAAGGCTTTTATGGTTTGTATAGCTATCAACATGGACTCCATATAAGTAACGCTGCCATATCTTCAGGGTGTGAATCACCGAGGCCAACTccagatcgtgggttggataatttttcttatgtttccgtaaccatcatgaggcataagCGATCACCTTACCGTTTTGCATCAGTACACTCCCCAGACCTGTGCGTGACACATCATAATATACAGTGTAACCCTCGGTGCCTTATGGAAGGGTAAGAATCGGAGCGGATGTCAACTTATCTTTGAATTTCTGGAAACTCCACTCGCACgcttctgaccattgaaacttggcccctttctgagttaattttgtaaggggagctgctataaaagaaactccctctacaaatcttcgatAATACCCAgcaagacccaagaaacttcggacttcCGAAGTAGTTGTTGGTCGGGGCCAGTTCTTAACGGCCTCGATCTTCCGATCATCAACTTTTATACCTTCAAGGGAtacaatatggcctagaaaagccattgaagttagccaaaattcacatttggaaaatttggcatacaGACTTTGATCTTGCAATGTTGGCAACACCTTTCGAGGGTGATCAGCATGTTCCATCTCCgaacgagaatataccaagatatcgtcaatgaacactataaCGAAAACATCCAAGAAGGGCCGGAATAATGTGTTCATCAATGCCATAAATTCCGCAGGAGCATTGGTCAATccaaaagacataactaagaattcaaaatgcccatatctcatTCGGAAagttgtctttggaatgtcttcccCTTTTACTCGTAGTTGATGATAGCCTGACTTTAAGTC is drawn from Lycium barbarum isolate Lr01 chromosome 8, ASM1917538v2, whole genome shotgun sequence and contains these coding sequences:
- the LOC132607802 gene encoding uncharacterized protein LOC132607802, which encodes MEYLQRELNTLAEQPKFKFHPRYKRLGIMHICFADDLLMLCKAKKQSIKLLQVTFQKFSAASRLQANIDKSSIYMTGVKDDLKLDILQTLGFCEGTLPFKYLGVRLSSKKLTIAQCMHQVEKVTERIQCWSAKLLSYAGRLQLIKSVVFGLQTYWAQIFILPKRIMKMSNSLCRTFLLTGTTETSKRALVSWDKVCLPTSAGGLNVLNLGLWNKAAILKQLWALAENKECLWIRILVWLGVHRAIGSWQEEVQWTTTMAKRKSGRGAIISVVFAMVIALVWRYRNLIRFQSHNYNEDRLCKAIAVHLHIRGRTRRKWQPLLSQLNHMP